A single Amphiura filiformis chromosome 19, Afil_fr2py, whole genome shotgun sequence DNA region contains:
- the LOC140140967 gene encoding centrosomal protein of 162 kDa-like isoform X1: protein MLKGVCDRLMHERFQGGQTTEAEARKPTAHGSSSETSKKPSGTSRRKPSSEDDMGSKQYEPRNFAGSHISDVLMENERLKQQMESLSLEMEQHRLRVQATLAEAESNVRKTKEATAEEMSAMKSRHVEEMEKLMAERALSHSDSQVARLTNQVESQKVLIGHLQEQLSDVRVEADTAAASRVREQVMKTQLDQLRVELHDAKKSHTPEMRHFEALQSKICAMEARHYQREQELHLLVERAKHTATIEKDHEIAHCHQQLTKKNAEIQRFRAELDSILEVLRELQRQGVILPLHSQTVQSLL from the exons ATGCTGAAAGGTGTatgtgataggttgatgcatgaaaggttccaaggagggcagactacagaggcagaggctaggaaaccaacag CTCATGGAAGCAGTTCTGAAACCAGCAAGAAACCCAGTGGTACTTCCAGAAGAAAACCAAGCAGTGAAGATGATATGGGAAGTAAACAATACGAGCCTCGGAACTTTGCTGGATCACACATATCCGATGTACTCATGGAAAATGAACGCCTTAAACAACAG ATGGAAAGCTTGTCTTTAGAAATGGAGCAGCATCGATTAAGGGTGCAGGCCACCTTAGCCGAGGCAGAGAGTAATGTGAGAAAAACCAAAGAAGCTACAGCTGAAGAGATGTCAGCAATGAAATCAAGGCATGTGGAAGAGATGGAGAAATTGATGGCAGAGAGGGCGCTATCACATTCAGACTCACAGGTTGCTAGGCTAACTAACCAGGTGGAGTCACAAAAG GTGCTAATAGGCCACCTTCAGGAGCAGCTATCTGATGTACGAGTTGAAGCAGATACAGCAGCAGCATCACGTGTGAGAGAACAAGTGATGAAGACTCAACTAGATCAACTCAGAGTGGAGCTACATGATGCCAAGAAATCACACACACCG GAAATGCGTCATTTTGAAGCGTTACAGTCCAAAATTTGTGCAATGGAAGCCAG ACATTACCAACGGGAGCAAGAGTTGCATCTCCTAGTGGAGCGAGCCAAGCACACAGCTACCATAGAAAAGGACCACGAGATTGCGCACTGTCATCAGCAATTAACCAAGAAGAATGCTGAAATACAGAGGTTCCGTGCTGAACTGGACTCCATTTTAGAGGTACTGAGAGAACTGCAGAGGCAGGGTGTGATATTACCACTACATAGTCAGACTGTGCAGTCATTGTTATGA
- the LOC140140967 gene encoding centrosomal protein of 162 kDa-like isoform X2, which yields MLKGVCDMLMHERFQGGQTTEAEARKSTAHGSSSETSKKPSGTSRRKPSSEDDMGSKQYEPRNFAGSHISDVLMENERLKQQMESLSLEMEQHRLRVQATLAEAESNVRKTKEATAEEMSAMKSRHVEEMEKLMAERALSHSDSQVARLTNQVESQKVLIGHLQEQLSDVRVEADTAAASRVREQVMKTQLDQLRVELHDAKKSHTPEMRHFEALQSKICAMEARHYQREQELHLLVERAKHTATIEKDHEIAHCHQQLTKKNAEIQRFRAELDSILEVLRELQRQGVILPLHSQTVQSLL from the exons atgctgaaaggtgtatgtgatatgttgatgcatgaaaggttccaaggaGGGCAGACTACAGAGGCAGAGGCTAGGAAATCAACAG CTCATGGAAGCAGTTCTGAAACCAGCAAGAAACCCAGTGGTACTTCCAGAAGAAAACCAAGCAGTGAAGATGATATGGGAAGTAAACAATACGAGCCTCGGAACTTTGCTGGATCACACATATCCGATGTACTCATGGAAAATGAACGCCTTAAACAACAG ATGGAAAGCTTGTCTTTAGAAATGGAGCAGCATCGATTAAGGGTGCAGGCCACCTTAGCCGAGGCAGAGAGTAATGTGAGAAAAACCAAAGAAGCTACAGCTGAAGAGATGTCAGCAATGAAATCAAGGCATGTGGAAGAGATGGAGAAATTGATGGCAGAGAGGGCGCTATCACATTCAGACTCACAGGTTGCTAGGCTAACTAACCAGGTGGAGTCACAAAAG GTGCTAATAGGCCACCTTCAGGAGCAGCTATCTGATGTACGAGTTGAAGCAGATACAGCAGCAGCATCACGTGTGAGAGAACAAGTGATGAAGACTCAACTAGATCAACTCAGAGTGGAGCTACATGATGCCAAGAAATCACACACACCG GAAATGCGTCATTTTGAAGCGTTACAGTCCAAAATTTGTGCAATGGAAGCCAG ACATTACCAACGGGAGCAAGAGTTGCATCTCCTAGTGGAGCGAGCCAAGCACACAGCTACCATAGAAAAGGACCACGAGATTGCGCACTGTCATCAGCAATTAACCAAGAAGAATGCTGAAATACAGAGGTTCCGTGCTGAACTGGACTCCATTTTAGAGGTACTGAGAGAACTGCAGAGGCAGGGTGTGATATTACCACTACATAGTCAGACTGTGCAGTCATTGTTATGA